One segment of Colias croceus chromosome 15, ilColCroc2.1 DNA contains the following:
- the LOC123697952 gene encoding neuropeptide CCHamide-2 receptor-like yields the protein MYTPSATNITFLESNLTDSEYTPYKDRVETYLVPVIFAIIFIVGVLGNGTLVIVYVRHRGMRNAPNTYIFSLALADLLVILICVPFVSTIYTLESWPWGEVICRLSETGKDISIGVSVFTLTALSAERYCAIVNPFRKLQLRKLPLVCATFIWGAALIFAAPAAMFSNTITAQIHNNVTILYCSPYPLEWKNYPKWMTLAKAIIYYALPLLVISFFYSLMARRLLASTREMPGALHAGQGEAQAKARKSVACMVLIFVIVFFICFLPYHALEMWFYLSPTAQTDYNDWIHALRIMGFCLSFLNSCVNPVALYCVSGVFRQHFNRYLCCQRTALHPTCSSRLSRTAVCETSFRSTQRLRCNRNPTESVVISNYDYGSKKKNNIIISRNSGDGVTIMTVRDSNVFLTDVDEKCITR from the exons ATGTACACTCCGTCAGCTACCAACATAACATTCCTGGAAAGCAACTTGACTGACAGCGAATACACGCCCTACAAAGATCGAGTCGAGACGTATTTGGTTCCAGTAATATTCGCTATAATATTCATAGTGGGTGTATTGGGAAATGGCACCCTTGTTATAGTATACGTACGACACAGGGGAATGAGGAATGCACCGAATAC GTACATATTCTCTCTAGCCCTTGCCGATCTGCTGGTGATCCTCATCTGTGTGCCCTTCGTATCCACGATATACACCCTGGAGTCGTGGCCGTGGGGTGAAGTGATTTGTCGACTATCAGAAACGGGCAAGGACATCAGTATTGGTGTATCCGTTTTCACGTTAACGGCATTGTCGGCGGAGCGGTATTGCGCTATTGTGAATCCGTTTCGGAAGCTGCAA TTAAGAAAACTTCCATTAGTCTGCGCAACATTTATCTGGGGTGCTGCTCTTATATTCGCGGCCCCTGCTGCCATGTTCTCCAACACAATAACAgcacaaatacataataatgtgACCATTTTGTACTGTTCCCCGTATCCATTGGAATGGAAAAATTATCCCAA ATGGATGACACTCGCAAAAGCGATAATATACTACGCGCTACCGCTGCTTGTGATATCGTTTTTCTATTCGCTGATGGCCCGCCGGTTACTCGCGAGCACGCGGGAGATGCCCGGCGCGTTGCATGCGGGACAGGGCGAAGCGCAGGCGAAGGCGAGGAAGTCTGTAGCGTGTATGGTGCTTATATTTGTTATTG TATTTTTCATATGCTTCCTACCCTACCATGCTCTGGAGATGTGGTTCTATCTCTCACCAACCGCTCAAACTGACTACAACGATTGGATCCACGCTCTCAGAATAATGGGATTCTGTTTAAG CTTCCTCAACTCCTGCGTGAATCCAGTCGCATTGTACTGCGTTAGTGGCGTCTTCAGACAGCACTTTAATCGGTACCTCTGCTGCCAACGCACAGCATTACACCCCACTTGTAGTTCCCGGTTGTCGAGGACTGCGGTGTGTGAAACGTCCTTTAGGAGTACGCAGCGGTTGCGGTGTAATAG GAATCCCACAGAGAGCGTCGTAATTTCAAACTACGATTACGGaagcaaaaagaaaaacaatatcatAATATCCAGGAACAGTGGGGACGGTGTCACCATCATGACCGTCAGAGATTCCAACGTTTTCCTCACTGATGTCGATGAGAAATGTATTACAAGATAA